A part of Daphnia pulex isolate KAP4 chromosome 6, ASM2113471v1 genomic DNA contains:
- the LOC124196367 gene encoding bestrophin-4-like isoform X3 has translation MHGKVVRQVSQVPSVLAFNQTSPDANRFGESIRILLRWKGSIYKTIWKDLLVYYALYYLLTILHKYVLDDDGKKAFVALAKYCLRNSNSINLMIMLSFFTTTALQRLFTMQTMVPGTAKVITFFIMSLKTNLPEGPIIVEQFARWTVLAWILTFRVVCKPLRALFPDMISLQVAGIIREKERCILERVETEHNTTPRALVVIDWMILLLKETAIHNRFTEKSNHLKVLDIVMSFKKSCGNTIKFATKNIPYALIQAAIIVVYTYGLVTLMARNFEEAASSGFMEGIVNFFPVIPSMQFFIFLIWLNFGRVAVNPFGTDEDDIDVKLLLETHIQDSYRLGNLYTQELDHIFGAMPQKQYNEASSLQTAAPI, from the exons ATGCACGGTAAAGTCGTTCGCCAAGTGAGCCAAGTTCCATCGGTGCTTGCCTTTAATCAAACTTCACCCGACGCTAACCGTTTCGGTGAATCCATTCGCATACTTTTACG CTGGAAGGGAAGCATCTACAAGACAATATGGAAAGACTTGTTGGTTTATTACGCTCTGTATTACCTGCTCACCATTTTACACAAATATGtgctcgacgacgacggaaaaaa AGCCTTCGTGGCATTGGCAAAATACTGTCTGCGGAATTCCAATTCCATTAACCTCATGATTATGTTGTCCTTCTTTACAACGACGGCTCTCCAACGTCTCTTTACTATGCAAACAATGGTTCCG gGAACGGCGAAAGTCATAACATTTTTCATCATGTCActcaaaacaaatttgccTGAG GGTCCGATCATTGTTGAGCAATTTGCACGCTGGACGGTACTGGCCTGGATACTCACTTTCCGCGTTGTTTGTAAACCTCTAAGAGCG TTATTCCCTGACATGATTTCTCTTCAGGTGGCTG GTATCAttcgagagaaagagagatgcaTTTTGGAGAGGGTAGAGACGGAGCACAACACGACACCTCGCGCTTTGGTGGTCATCGACTGGATGATTTTATTACTAAAAGAAACCGCGATACACAACCGTTTCACTGAAAAGTCCAATCACCTTAAAGTTCTGGATATTGTGATGTCATTCAAGAAAAGCTGCGGAAACACGATCAAA TTTGCAACCAAAAATATTCCGTACGCCCTTATCCAG gctgCCATTATTGTCGTGTACACGTACGGATTGGTAACGTTAATGGCTCGTAATTTTGAAGAGGCGGCCAGCAGTGGGTTCATGGAAggaattgttaattttttccccGTGATTCCCAGCATGCAg tttttcatttttctcatctgGCTGAATTTTGGCCGAGTGGCCGTGAATCCCTTCGGAACCGACGAGGATGATATTGACGTCAAGCTGCTACTAGAGACACATATCCAG GATTCTTATCGATTGGGAAATCTTTATACTCAGGAATTGGATCACATTTTTGGCGCTATG cCCCAGAAGCAATACAATGAAGCATCTTCCCTTCAAACTGCTGCTCCCATTTAG
- the LOC124196367 gene encoding bestrophin-2-like isoform X5, with translation MEHLWRPGRISRALSWKGSIYKTIWKDLLVYYALYYLLTILHKYVLDDDGKKAFVALAKYCLRNSNSINLMIMLSFFTTTALQRLFTMQTMVPGTAKVITFFIMSLKTNLPEGPIIVEQFARWTVLAWILTFRVVCKPLRALFPDMISLQVAGIIREKERCILERVETEHNTTPRALVVIDWMILLLKETAIHNRFTEKSNHLKVLDIVMSFKKSCGNTIKFATKNIPYALIQAAIIVVYTYGLVTLMARNFEEAASSGFMEGIVNFFPVIPSMQFFIFLIWLNFGRVAVNPFGTDEDDIDVKLLLETHIQDSYRLGNLYTQELDHIFGAMPQKQYNEASSLQTAAPI, from the exons atggagcacttgtggaggcctggccgtatttcccggGCTctaag CTGGAAGGGAAGCATCTACAAGACAATATGGAAAGACTTGTTGGTTTATTACGCTCTGTATTACCTGCTCACCATTTTACACAAATATGtgctcgacgacgacggaaaaaa AGCCTTCGTGGCATTGGCAAAATACTGTCTGCGGAATTCCAATTCCATTAACCTCATGATTATGTTGTCCTTCTTTACAACGACGGCTCTCCAACGTCTCTTTACTATGCAAACAATGGTTCCG gGAACGGCGAAAGTCATAACATTTTTCATCATGTCActcaaaacaaatttgccTGAG GGTCCGATCATTGTTGAGCAATTTGCACGCTGGACGGTACTGGCCTGGATACTCACTTTCCGCGTTGTTTGTAAACCTCTAAGAGCG TTATTCCCTGACATGATTTCTCTTCAGGTGGCTG GTATCAttcgagagaaagagagatgcaTTTTGGAGAGGGTAGAGACGGAGCACAACACGACACCTCGCGCTTTGGTGGTCATCGACTGGATGATTTTATTACTAAAAGAAACCGCGATACACAACCGTTTCACTGAAAAGTCCAATCACCTTAAAGTTCTGGATATTGTGATGTCATTCAAGAAAAGCTGCGGAAACACGATCAAA TTTGCAACCAAAAATATTCCGTACGCCCTTATCCAG gctgCCATTATTGTCGTGTACACGTACGGATTGGTAACGTTAATGGCTCGTAATTTTGAAGAGGCGGCCAGCAGTGGGTTCATGGAAggaattgttaattttttccccGTGATTCCCAGCATGCAg tttttcatttttctcatctgGCTGAATTTTGGCCGAGTGGCCGTGAATCCCTTCGGAACCGACGAGGATGATATTGACGTCAAGCTGCTACTAGAGACACATATCCAG GATTCTTATCGATTGGGAAATCTTTATACTCAGGAATTGGATCACATTTTTGGCGCTATG cCCCAGAAGCAATACAATGAAGCATCTTCCCTTCAAACTGCTGCTCCCATTTAG